Proteins from one Triticum aestivum cultivar Chinese Spring chromosome 7A, IWGSC CS RefSeq v2.1, whole genome shotgun sequence genomic window:
- the LOC123147693 gene encoding O-glucosyltransferase rumi: MKSFLVPSGDKEEGAALVPPQEDGEAPRKVVVDGGKAADTAVERSSPSSPSTATTTKKPWWKASLLSPTKGAVGLVIGGLVLLALLAGARWIDLDASFLRGNGSGTGGTSRRWRHPPRRQRSSPPVPIPFSCGNGTSSSSTPLCRRPRGAMPPPAASPSPAAPERPVPRPPSCPDYFRHIHSDLAPWREKGISREAVEHGQPNAAFRLTVVFGRAYVETYHRVFQTRDLFTQWGIAQLLARYPGRVPDLDLMFNCEDMPELRAADYPDTSAAPPLFRYCKDGTSVEVLFPDWSFWGWPEVNIRPWGPLMKEIAKENARLPWPDREPYAFWKGNPHVSEARRDLFRCSNDSAAGKDWNARLFALDWGAANRNGFKGSNLAEQCRYRYKIYVQGRSWSVSEKYILACDSPMLAIDTPFEDFFSRGLVAGRHYWPIDPRDKCRAVKFAVDWGNGHPALAQRMGKEGSGFAREEMSMDYVYDYMLHVLTQYAALLRYKPTVPENAVELCPESMACSAQGRDREFMMESREMYVAGYEPCTLPPPFTAEEEREMAAREEDVRRRVVKMEGR; the protein is encoded by the exons ATGAAGAGCTTCCTGGTCCCTTCCGGCGACAAGGAAGAGGGGGCGGCGTTGGTGCCGCCTCAGGAGGACGGCGAGGCGCCGCGCAAGGTCGTCGTCGACGGCGGCAAAGCTGCTGACACGGCGGTTGAACGCTCGTCGCCGTCTTCGCCATCAACAGCGACGACGACGAAGAAGCCGTGGTGGAAGGCCTCGCTGCTGTCTCCGACGAAGGGCGCCGTGGGGCTGGTGATCGGCGGCCTCGTGCTCCTCGCGCTGCTCGCCGGCGCCAGATGGATCGACCTCGACGCC TCGTTCCTGCGGGGCAACGGCAGCGGCACCGGCGGCACCAGCCGTCGTTGGCGCCATCCTCCCCGCCGCCAACGCTCGTCACCGCCCGTGCCCATACCCTTCAGCTGCGGCAACGGGACGTCATCGTCGTCTACGCCACTATGCCGTCGCCCCCGTGGGGCAATGCCACCACCGGCTGCATCGCCATCTCCAGCGGCGCCGGAACGGCCCGTGCCGCGGCCGCCTTCGTGCCCGGACTACTTCAGGCACATCCACTCGGACCTTGCGCCGTGGCGCGAGAAGGGGATCAGCAGGGAGGCGGTGGAGCACGGCCAGCCGAACGCAGCGTTCCGGCTGACGGTGGTCTTCGGGCGCGCGTACGTGGAGACGTACCACCGCGTGTTCCAGACGCGGGACCTATTCACGCAGTGGGGGATCGCGCAGCTGCTCGCCCGCTACCCAGGCCGCGTCCCGGACCTCGACCTCATGTTCAACTGCGAGGACATGCCGGAGCTGCGCGCCGCCGACTACCCGGAcacctccgccgcgccgccgctctTCCGCTACTGCAAGGACGGCACCTCGGTCGAGGTCCTCTTCCCGGACTGGTCCTTCTGGGGCTGGCCGGAGGTCAACATCCGTCCATGGGGGCCGCTCATGAAGGAGATCGCCAAGGAGAACGCGCGGCTCCCCTGGCCGGACAGGGAGCCGTACGCGTTCTGGAAGGGCAACCCTCACGTGTCGGAAGCGCGCCGCGACCTCTTCCGCTGCAGCAACGATTCCGCCGCCGGCAAAGACTGGAACGCGCGGCTGTTCGCGCTGGACTGGGGCGCCGCCAACCGGAACGGCTTCAAGGGCTCCAACCTGGCGGAGCAGTGCCGGTACAGGTACAAGATCTACGTGCAGGGGCGGTCGTGGTCGGTGAGCGAGAAGTACATTCTCGCATGCGACTCGCCGATGCTGGCCATCGACACGCCCTTCGAGGACTTCTTCTcccgggggctcgtcgccggccgCCACTACTGGCCCATCGACCCCAGGGACAAGTGCCGCGCGGTCAAGTTCGCCGTCGACTGGGGGAACGGGCATCCGGCGCTGGCCCAGCGCATGGGCAAGGAGGGCAGCGGGTTCGCGAGGGAGGAGATGAGCATGGACTACGTTTACGACTACATGTTGCACGTGCTCACCCAGTACGCTGCCCTGCTCCGGTAcaagcccaccgtgccggagaACGCCGTGGAGCTCTGCCCCGAGTCCATGGCCTGCTCCGCCCAAGGCCGGGACAGGGAGTTCATGATGGAGTCCAGGGAGATGTATGTGGCCGGATACGAGCCATGCACGTTGCCGCCGCCGTTCACCGCCGAGGAGGAGAGGGAGATGGCTGCGAGGGAAGAGGATGTGCGAAGAAGAGTAGTTAAAATGGAGGGGAGGTAG